Proteins encoded within one genomic window of Empedobacter falsenii:
- a CDS encoding AMP-binding protein encodes MISNLSYSSGASQYPLLGETIGENLRNTVAKYPQQEALVCVDQNYRATYTEFYSQTEQIAKSLIAIGLQKGDRVGIWAPNRAEWTLLQYATARVGMILVNLNPAYRENELEFVLNQAEISAVFAALSFKTSEYKVMLNNVKENSKSLKHIIIFEENWDDFLIKGEEISTSEVHQIEQAVQFDDAVNIQYTSGTTGFPKGVTLTHHNLLNNGFFIGVRLNYTHRDRVCIPVPFYHCFGMVIGNMACTSHGACMVIPSDSFDPAKTLNAVEMEKCTSLYGVPTMFIAELELPNFDRFDLTSLRTGVMAGSPCPIEIMKKVQAKMNMKEVSICYGMTETSPVSTQTIIGTPLEKQVSTVGTVQDHLEIKIIDPQTGDILPRGIAGEFCTRGYSVMQKYWNNPEATSQVIDENNWLHTGDLATMDVDGYINITGRIKDIIIRGGENISPKEIEDFLYEHESISDVQIIGVPSIKYGEEVMAWVKVKDGITITEDELKAYCLSIAHFKRPKYWKFVQEFPMTISGKIRKIEMREVSIKELGLENARKVKTS; translated from the coding sequence ATGATTTCTAACTTATCATACTCAAGTGGGGCATCACAATATCCTCTTTTAGGAGAAACGATTGGCGAAAATTTACGAAATACAGTTGCAAAATATCCGCAGCAAGAGGCTTTGGTTTGCGTTGATCAAAATTATAGAGCGACGTACACAGAGTTTTATTCACAAACTGAACAAATTGCAAAATCATTGATTGCTATTGGTTTGCAAAAAGGTGATCGCGTAGGTATTTGGGCGCCAAATCGTGCAGAATGGACGTTGTTACAATATGCAACGGCTCGTGTGGGAATGATTTTGGTTAATTTGAATCCTGCTTATCGCGAAAATGAACTCGAGTTTGTATTAAATCAAGCAGAAATTTCGGCTGTTTTTGCTGCTTTAAGTTTCAAAACAAGTGAATATAAAGTGATGTTGAACAATGTAAAAGAGAATTCGAAATCACTAAAACATATCATCATTTTTGAAGAAAATTGGGATGATTTCTTGATTAAAGGAGAAGAAATTTCGACTTCAGAAGTGCATCAAATAGAGCAAGCTGTTCAGTTTGATGACGCTGTAAATATTCAATATACATCTGGAACAACTGGCTTTCCAAAAGGAGTAACGCTAACACATCATAATTTATTGAACAATGGATTTTTTATCGGTGTTCGATTAAATTATACACATCGTGATCGTGTTTGTATTCCTGTTCCGTTTTATCATTGTTTTGGAATGGTAATTGGAAATATGGCATGTACTTCGCATGGCGCTTGTATGGTGATTCCTTCGGATAGTTTTGATCCAGCAAAAACGTTGAATGCAGTCGAAATGGAAAAATGTACATCACTTTATGGAGTTCCGACGATGTTTATTGCGGAATTAGAATTACCAAATTTTGATCGTTTCGATTTAACATCTTTGAGAACAGGTGTAATGGCTGGTTCGCCTTGTCCGATTGAAATTATGAAGAAAGTGCAAGCTAAAATGAATATGAAAGAAGTTTCGATTTGTTATGGGATGACAGAAACTTCGCCAGTTTCTACACAAACTATTATTGGGACGCCTTTAGAAAAGCAAGTTTCGACGGTTGGAACAGTTCAAGATCATTTAGAAATTAAGATTATTGATCCGCAAACAGGAGATATTTTACCTCGTGGAATTGCTGGTGAATTTTGTACAAGAGGTTATTCCGTCATGCAAAAATATTGGAACAATCCGGAAGCGACATCACAAGTTATTGATGAGAATAATTGGTTGCATACCGGTGATTTAGCGACAATGGATGTTGATGGTTACATTAATATTACTGGACGCATTAAAGATATTATCATTAGAGGAGGAGAAAATATTTCACCAAAAGAGATTGAAGATTTTTTGTACGAACATGAATCAATTTCTGATGTTCAAATTATTGGTGTTCCAAGTATCAAATACGGAGAAGAGGTAATGGCTTGGGTGAAAGTGAAAGATGGTATTACTATAACCGAAGACGAATTGAAGGCTTATTGTTTATCCATCGCTCATTTCAAACGTCCTAAATATTGGAAATTTGTACAAGAATTTCCAATGACTATTTCAGGAAAAATTCGAAAAATAGAAATGAGAGAAGTTTCTATTAAAGAATTAGGTTTAGAAAATGCACGAAAAGTGAAAACATCTTAA
- a CDS encoding GNAT family N-acetyltransferase, which translates to MIRIATENDIAELKRMMIKLLQHHQEFNALYQMDLTYKHDIDDFFKGILEQQNIKVFVAEIENKLAGYIICSKHLRPKYFAIKSKGRIDSLYVDANYRNQNIASKLVEEAINFLNDQAYIELEFTAENQSAKGFWLKNGFQILNHQCILKLN; encoded by the coding sequence ATGATAAGAATTGCTACAGAAAATGATATTGCTGAATTGAAAAGAATGATGATAAAATTGTTACAACATCATCAAGAGTTTAATGCGTTGTATCAAATGGATTTAACATATAAACATGATATAGATGATTTTTTCAAGGGAATTTTAGAACAACAAAACATAAAAGTATTTGTAGCTGAAATAGAAAATAAGTTGGCGGGATATATTATTTGTTCGAAACATCTTCGTCCGAAATACTTTGCGATAAAATCAAAAGGAAGAATAGATTCTTTATATGTCGATGCAAATTATCGCAATCAAAATATCGCTTCTAAATTGGTTGAAGAAGCGATAAATTTCTTGAACGATCAAGCATATATTGAATTAGAATTTACAGCTGAAAATCAATCTGCAAAAGGCTTTTGGTTGAAAAATGGTTTTCAAATTTTGAATCATCAATGTATTTTGAAATTGAATTAA
- a CDS encoding phytase: MKKIFITLSLFTILFSCESSKLAPIPTNAVKPTVTTQQTPNDTDDPAIWINYQNPEKSLIIGTDKQEETGGLYAYDLNGKIVNQIVPLNRPNNVDVMYGFPLNGKNIDIAVLTERANNKIRIVSLPDFKLIDNGGVEVFKDETLRDPMGIALYKSKNNKFYAIVGRKDGVSGEYLHQYALENKNGKIEATLVRKFGNYSGNKEIEAIAVDEELGFIYYADETAGIRKYYADPEKGNEEIAFFGQKDFKRDHEGIAIYKTNATDGYILISDQQANYFNVYKRQGEASNPNEHKLIAKIPVSTIECDGADAINFNFGTKFPKGFFVAMSNGKTFQVYDWQIIQNEIDKQAK; this comes from the coding sequence ATGAAAAAAATATTCATCACATTATCACTCTTCACTATTCTATTTTCTTGTGAATCCTCTAAACTGGCTCCAATTCCTACAAATGCAGTAAAACCAACTGTTACAACACAGCAAACACCAAATGATACTGATGATCCTGCAATTTGGATCAATTATCAGAATCCAGAAAAATCACTTATTATTGGAACAGACAAACAAGAAGAGACGGGCGGTTTATATGCCTATGATTTGAATGGTAAAATCGTGAACCAAATCGTTCCACTTAATCGTCCAAATAATGTAGATGTAATGTACGGTTTTCCTCTGAATGGAAAAAACATTGACATTGCAGTGCTTACCGAACGTGCAAACAATAAAATTAGAATTGTTTCGCTTCCAGATTTTAAATTGATTGACAATGGCGGAGTCGAAGTTTTCAAAGACGAAACATTACGAGACCCAATGGGAATTGCGCTCTACAAAAGCAAAAACAACAAGTTTTATGCAATCGTTGGTCGTAAAGACGGTGTAAGTGGCGAATACCTACATCAATATGCATTAGAAAACAAGAACGGAAAAATAGAAGCAACTTTAGTACGCAAATTTGGAAATTATTCGGGTAATAAAGAGATTGAAGCCATTGCTGTTGATGAAGAATTAGGCTTTATTTATTACGCTGACGAAACAGCAGGAATTAGAAAATATTATGCTGATCCAGAAAAAGGAAACGAAGAAATTGCATTTTTTGGGCAAAAAGATTTTAAACGCGACCACGAAGGAATTGCAATTTATAAAACCAATGCAACAGATGGCTATATCTTAATTTCGGACCAACAAGCAAATTATTTTAATGTATACAAACGACAAGGTGAAGCTTCAAATCCGAATGAACACAAATTGATTGCTAAAATCCCAGTTTCTACTATCGAATGTGACGGAGCTGATGCAATTAACTTCAATTTTGGAACTAAATTCCCAAAAGGTTTCTTTGTTGCCATGAGTAACGGTAAAACATTTCAAGTTTATGATTGGCAAATCATTCAAAACGAAATTGATAAACAAGCGAAATAA
- a CDS encoding DinB family protein, with translation MNTINHDNYTSIYDGIEVVDALQTRIADIKKTLIIVTELDKWDYAYAEGKWTIKEMIQHCIDCERIFSYRAQHIAREDSQTLNFFDENAYVLTSNANERKPEELIKEWTNLMKATYFQFESFNDQTLNKIGKVGNREYSVEKIGYVMAGHSIHHMNVINERYL, from the coding sequence ATGAATACAATAAACCACGACAATTATACTTCTATTTACGATGGAATAGAAGTTGTAGATGCTTTACAGACACGTATTGCTGACATCAAGAAAACATTAATAATTGTAACAGAATTAGATAAATGGGATTATGCATATGCAGAAGGTAAATGGACTATCAAAGAAATGATACAACATTGTATAGATTGCGAACGTATTTTTTCTTATCGTGCGCAACATATTGCGAGAGAAGATTCACAAACATTAAATTTCTTCGATGAAAATGCCTATGTATTGACTTCGAATGCAAATGAAAGAAAGCCTGAAGAATTGATAAAAGAATGGACAAATTTGATGAAAGCAACTTACTTTCAGTTTGAATCTTTTAATGATCAAACTTTAAACAAAATAGGAAAAGTTGGTAATCGAGAGTATTCTGTTGAGAAAATCGGTTATGTAATGGCTGGTCATTCCATCCATCATATGAATGTAATTAATGAACGATATTTATAA
- a CDS encoding sigma-54-dependent transcriptional regulator: protein MSNILLIEDEQAIRNVLKSILMDENPKWNVDEAENGAVGLEKIKEKEYDLIISDIKMPLKDGMEVLSEAMEYNPDLTMVMITGHGDVDLAVDAIKKGAYDFISKPPDLNKLLTTVRNALDRKSLMSSNKELKKENKALKKKVAKKYEMIGDAPAIAEVKQIIDKVAATDARVLILGPNGTGKELVAHHLHEKSDRNVKPLVEVNCAAIPAELIESELFGHVKGSFTGAVKDKQGKFELANEGTIFLDEIGDMSLSAQAKVLRALQEGKVSPVGSEKEINVNVRVIAATNKDLRKEIEEGRFREDLYHRLAVIIINVPALNDRKDDIPALVEHFITDTSSQKSFDNSAYDALKELDWSGNIRELRNVVERLLILGDNPISRKDVEQFVKK, encoded by the coding sequence ATGTCAAATATCTTATTAATCGAAGATGAACAGGCAATCCGCAACGTTTTGAAAAGCATTTTAATGGACGAAAATCCTAAATGGAATGTGGATGAAGCTGAAAACGGAGCTGTTGGGCTTGAAAAAATAAAAGAAAAAGAATACGACTTAATTATAAGTGATATAAAAATGCCATTGAAAGATGGAATGGAAGTTTTATCGGAAGCGATGGAATACAATCCTGATTTAACAATGGTGATGATAACGGGGCACGGAGATGTTGATTTGGCTGTAGATGCGATCAAAAAAGGTGCGTACGATTTTATTTCAAAACCGCCAGATCTTAATAAATTATTGACGACTGTTCGCAATGCTTTAGACCGTAAATCGTTAATGTCTTCAAATAAAGAATTGAAGAAAGAAAATAAAGCATTAAAGAAAAAAGTTGCGAAGAAATATGAAATGATTGGCGACGCTCCTGCAATTGCAGAAGTGAAACAAATTATAGATAAAGTGGCTGCTACAGACGCTCGTGTATTGATTCTTGGCCCAAATGGAACAGGGAAAGAGTTGGTTGCTCATCATTTACACGAAAAAAGTGATCGTAATGTAAAACCTTTGGTTGAAGTAAACTGTGCGGCAATTCCAGCTGAATTAATCGAAAGTGAATTATTTGGTCATGTTAAAGGATCGTTTACTGGAGCCGTTAAAGACAAACAAGGTAAGTTTGAATTGGCAAACGAAGGAACAATTTTCTTAGATGAAATAGGGGATATGAGTCTTTCTGCTCAAGCAAAAGTTTTGCGCGCGCTACAAGAAGGAAAAGTTTCTCCAGTTGGTTCTGAGAAAGAAATTAATGTGAATGTTCGTGTGATTGCGGCAACAAATAAAGACTTACGAAAAGAGATTGAAGAAGGTCGTTTTCGCGAGGATTTATACCATCGTTTAGCGGTAATTATTATTAATGTTCCGGCACTTAATGATCGTAAGGATGATATTCCTGCTTTGGTTGAACATTTTATTACAGATACTTCAAGTCAAAAATCTTTTGATAATTCAGCTTATGATGCTTTGAAAGAATTAGATTGGTCAGGAAATATTCGTGAGTTAAGAAATGTTGTTGAACGTTTATTGATTTTGGGCGACAATCCAATTTCGAGAAAAGATGTTGAACAATTCGTGAAAAAATAA
- a CDS encoding SulP family inorganic anion transporter, which produces MSIAEYLKFNQKINYKNEILAGLTVAMTMIPESLSFAILAGLSPLIGLYGAFIMGIVTAVFGGRPAMVAGGAGATVITLIALNATYGEQYIFAAVALAGVFQIVVGVFKLGRFVRLIPQPVMYGFLNGLAVVIFMSQIEQFKSTTNGITSWLSGTPFYTMAGLTLITVLIVYFFPKLTKIIPASLVAILVTFLLVIGFHIDTKTVGDIASIKGELPSFHIPSVPFTLETLKIILPYSIIMGSVGLIETLLTLTLVDEVTETKGSSNKECLAQGAANITNGFFGGMGGCAMIAQTFVNLDAGSRSRLGPAIGAITILIIILIGAPVIEKIPMAALVGVMMMVAISTFKWGFFKLITKMPKSDVFVSILVAIITIVLHNLALAVFVGVIVSALVFAWDNAKRIRARKFVDENGRKIYEIYGPLFFGSTSTFLEKFEINSDPRIIVIDLKESRIVDMSAIESLHIITSKYAQQDKIVIFRHLSKDSIRLLENAKSVIEVNIEEDPTYNVMPK; this is translated from the coding sequence ATGTCGATTGCTGAATATTTAAAATTCAATCAAAAAATAAATTATAAAAACGAAATATTAGCCGGCTTAACTGTTGCTATGACAATGATTCCTGAATCGCTTTCGTTTGCAATTTTAGCTGGTTTATCACCTTTAATAGGTTTATATGGTGCATTTATCATGGGAATTGTAACGGCGGTTTTTGGAGGAAGACCAGCGATGGTTGCGGGTGGAGCAGGTGCTACCGTTATCACTTTAATCGCGTTGAATGCTACGTATGGTGAGCAATATATTTTTGCTGCGGTTGCTTTAGCAGGAGTTTTCCAGATAGTAGTTGGTGTTTTCAAATTAGGAAGATTTGTTCGTTTAATTCCTCAACCTGTTATGTATGGCTTTCTAAATGGTTTGGCGGTTGTTATTTTTATGTCACAAATAGAACAATTCAAATCAACTACGAATGGAATAACGAGTTGGTTGAGTGGTACACCTTTTTATACGATGGCTGGATTGACGCTAATTACAGTTCTGATAGTTTATTTCTTTCCGAAATTAACGAAAATTATTCCAGCTTCTTTGGTTGCAATTCTTGTGACTTTTCTATTGGTAATCGGATTTCATATTGATACAAAGACTGTTGGTGATATTGCGAGTATCAAAGGAGAACTGCCAAGTTTTCATATTCCGAGTGTTCCGTTTACGTTAGAAACCTTGAAAATTATTTTGCCTTATTCGATTATTATGGGTTCGGTTGGGTTAATTGAAACTTTGCTAACGCTTACTTTGGTGGATGAGGTGACTGAAACGAAAGGTTCGTCGAATAAAGAATGTTTGGCGCAAGGTGCTGCAAATATTACAAATGGTTTTTTCGGTGGAATGGGAGGTTGTGCAATGATTGCTCAGACATTTGTTAATTTAGATGCAGGTTCTCGTTCGAGATTAGGACCAGCAATTGGTGCAATTACAATCTTGATTATTATTCTAATTGGTGCTCCAGTGATTGAGAAAATTCCAATGGCAGCACTTGTTGGTGTAATGATGATGGTTGCGATTTCGACTTTTAAATGGGGATTTTTTAAATTAATAACAAAAATGCCAAAATCGGATGTGTTTGTAAGTATTTTGGTGGCGATTATCACGATTGTGTTACATAACCTTGCTTTGGCTGTTTTTGTAGGTGTTATCGTTTCGGCTTTGGTTTTTGCTTGGGATAATGCTAAACGTATTCGAGCACGTAAATTTGTTGATGAAAATGGACGAAAAATATATGAGATTTATGGACCACTTTTCTTTGGTTCGACTTCTACTTTTTTAGAGAAATTTGAAATTAATTCTGATCCAAGAATAATTGTTATAGATTTGAAAGAGAGTAGAATAGTTGATATGAGTGCAATTGAATCTTTACATATTATTACATCTAAATATGCACAACAAGATAAAATTGTAATTTTTCGACATTTGAGTAAAGATTCTATTCGATTATTAGAAAATGCAAAAAGCGTTATTGAGGTAAATATCGAAGAAGATCCAACTTATAATGTGATGCCGAAATAA
- a CDS encoding DUF420 domain-containing protein produces MISISQIVVYGMLILSIFAPFIALYAVKLVKQGKYEQHIKVQKNLFYACVTGVILLELTIRFSGGSGSLVKVSPYLATTFFHTTLWAHIIGAVLTYIFWAFTIFKSKNQNKKKQLPGRFSTIHRKLGYVVIIGLFYTGITAFMVCTMAFFL; encoded by the coding sequence ATGATCTCAATTAGTCAAATCGTCGTTTACGGCATGTTAATTTTATCAATATTTGCTCCTTTTATTGCTTTGTATGCGGTAAAATTAGTAAAACAAGGAAAATATGAGCAACATATAAAAGTTCAAAAAAACTTATTTTATGCTTGTGTTACAGGCGTTATTTTATTGGAATTGACAATTCGTTTTTCTGGAGGTTCTGGTAGTTTGGTAAAAGTGAGTCCATATTTAGCGACAACGTTTTTTCATACTACACTTTGGGCACATATTATTGGTGCTGTTTTAACGTATATTTTTTGGGCTTTTACAATTTTCAAATCGAAAAATCAAAATAAGAAAAAACAATTACCTGGAAGATTTTCAACGATTCATCGTAAGTTAGGCTATGTTGTAATTATCGGACTTTTTTATACAGGAATTACAGCTTTTATGGTTTGTACAATGGCTTTTTTCTTGTAA
- a CDS encoding TonB-dependent receptor, which translates to MKHLLKLSLFILGPFVLAQSGVISGKVIDSNDQFSLPGATIRIENSNKYTVSDQNGNYQFLNLTPGIYTIYIDYLGYETISKQIEVTENKTAVIDFSLNAGYNELNEVVIVGDYLKGQAKALNQQKNNGNITNIISSDQVGRFPDSNIGDALKRVTGVTMQNDQGEARNIIIRGLSPELNSVMLNGDRIPSAEGDNRNVQMDLIPAEMISSIEVNKTLTPDMDADAIGGAVNLITRAVPNKERISITASGGYAPIREKGLYNSAFLYGNRFFDKKLGVVVSGSYQVQNFGSDNIEAVWDKDENKTYLSQFQIRKYDIQRVRRSASFSADYKFNENNRIDLSAIYNWRDDRENRYRVTYRDLEFDEKTGTYKGNIRRQTKGGIDNNRNKNTRLEDQRVYNVSLRGEHLLSPKMDMDWAVSYSKASEDRPNERYIDYRAKGVTFNEDLSDAKYPNVTTTSAEDLTKFKVSSLSEQHNYTDETEFGAKLNFRVPLSVIPNQKGRLRFGGRLRLKDKERENIFYSYESIDGMGNLSTQNPVNWSSNRFNAGKKYQAGYFYSNHQLGNLDLNNTNLFKSNLEPSKYLASNYKAKEYISAGYIRWDQDLSSKTSLIVGVRIENTSIDYTGNYVQDEEDLIGEIKHKNDYTNVLPSLSLKHKFTNDFILRAAFTTSIARPNYYSLAPFVSVLKEDAELFAGNPNLKATYAMNYDLMVENYFENIGIVSGGFFYKKLNDFIYTYKNNTFTTNDFQTLFPDIANPVPAGENWKMTQARNGDHVNVFGFEVAFQRQLDFIPGEFFKHLGIYLNYTYTDSKAKGITNEDGDLRKDLDLPKTAPHMFNGSLAFENKKFSARVSVNYTAAYLDEIGGNAFEDSYYDKQLFLDANASYKFSKQLRIFAEANNLTNQPLRYYQGVSSQTMQLEYYQPRFTLGLKFDF; encoded by the coding sequence ATGAAACATCTTTTAAAACTCTCCTTATTCATTCTAGGTCCATTCGTTTTGGCTCAAAGCGGCGTTATCTCAGGAAAAGTTATAGATTCTAACGATCAATTTTCGTTACCAGGAGCTACAATTCGCATCGAGAATTCCAATAAATATACTGTATCTGACCAAAATGGTAATTATCAATTTCTAAATCTTACGCCTGGTATTTATACCATTTATATTGATTATTTGGGATACGAAACCATTTCAAAACAAATAGAAGTTACCGAAAATAAAACAGCCGTTATTGATTTTTCTCTAAACGCAGGTTACAATGAACTAAATGAAGTTGTTATAGTTGGAGATTATTTAAAAGGGCAAGCAAAAGCATTGAATCAACAAAAAAATAACGGAAATATTACCAATATTATTTCTTCAGATCAAGTTGGTCGTTTTCCAGATTCTAACATCGGAGATGCGTTAAAACGTGTGACTGGAGTTACAATGCAAAACGATCAAGGTGAAGCCAGAAACATTATCATTAGAGGTTTATCGCCTGAATTAAATTCGGTCATGTTAAATGGAGATCGTATTCCATCTGCCGAAGGTGATAACCGAAATGTACAAATGGATTTGATTCCTGCGGAAATGATTTCATCTATCGAAGTGAACAAAACTTTGACACCAGATATGGATGCAGACGCAATTGGTGGAGCTGTAAATTTGATTACGCGTGCTGTTCCAAACAAAGAGCGTATTTCTATAACGGCTTCTGGTGGTTATGCACCAATTCGCGAAAAAGGCTTGTACAATTCAGCTTTTTTATATGGAAATAGATTCTTTGACAAGAAATTAGGTGTGGTTGTTTCAGGAAGTTATCAGGTTCAAAATTTTGGTTCGGATAATATCGAAGCAGTTTGGGACAAAGATGAAAATAAAACCTATTTGTCACAATTTCAGATTCGTAAATATGACATTCAACGCGTAAGAAGAAGTGCGTCTTTTTCGGCAGATTATAAGTTTAATGAAAACAATAGAATTGATCTTTCTGCTATTTACAATTGGCGTGACGACCGAGAAAATCGTTATAGAGTAACTTATCGCGATTTAGAATTTGATGAAAAAACAGGAACTTACAAAGGAAATATACGTCGCCAAACAAAAGGTGGAATTGATAATAACCGCAATAAAAATACGCGTTTAGAAGATCAACGTGTTTACAATGTTTCGTTACGAGGAGAGCATTTATTATCACCAAAAATGGATATGGATTGGGCTGTTTCTTACTCAAAAGCGAGCGAAGACAGACCAAATGAGCGCTACATTGATTATCGTGCAAAAGGTGTTACGTTTAATGAAGATTTATCTGATGCAAAATATCCAAATGTAACAACAACTTCTGCAGAAGATTTGACCAAATTCAAAGTTAGTTCGTTATCAGAACAGCACAATTATACAGATGAAACAGAATTTGGTGCAAAGCTTAATTTCAGAGTTCCCTTAAGTGTTATCCCAAATCAGAAAGGACGTTTACGTTTTGGTGGTCGCCTTCGATTGAAAGACAAAGAGCGCGAAAATATTTTCTATTCGTACGAAAGCATAGATGGAATGGGAAATTTGAGTACTCAAAATCCTGTAAATTGGTCAAGCAATCGTTTCAATGCTGGTAAAAAATATCAAGCTGGATATTTCTATTCAAATCATCAATTAGGAAATTTAGATTTAAACAATACAAATCTATTCAAATCTAACTTAGAGCCTTCTAAATATCTAGCCTCTAACTATAAAGCGAAAGAATATATTTCGGCAGGATATATTCGTTGGGATCAAGATTTATCATCTAAAACATCTTTAATAGTTGGTGTTCGTATCGAAAATACTTCGATAGATTATACAGGGAATTATGTACAAGATGAAGAAGATTTAATTGGAGAAATCAAGCACAAAAACGATTATACCAATGTTTTACCAAGTCTTTCTTTGAAACATAAATTTACAAATGATTTTATTCTGAGAGCAGCTTTCACAACAAGTATTGCACGACCAAATTATTACAGTTTAGCGCCTTTTGTAAGTGTTTTGAAAGAAGATGCAGAGCTTTTTGCAGGTAACCCAAATCTGAAAGCGACCTATGCCATGAATTATGATTTGATGGTTGAAAACTATTTCGAAAATATCGGAATTGTTTCGGGAGGATTTTTCTACAAAAAATTAAACGATTTCATCTATACCTACAAAAACAATACATTTACAACAAATGATTTCCAAACGCTTTTTCCTGACATAGCAAACCCAGTTCCTGCTGGAGAAAATTGGAAAATGACACAAGCTAGAAATGGAGATCACGTGAATGTTTTCGGATTTGAGGTAGCATTTCAGCGTCAATTAGATTTTATTCCAGGCGAATTTTTCAAACATTTGGGAATTTATCTTAACTATACATACACCGATTCAAAAGCGAAAGGAATTACCAATGAAGATGGTGATTTGAGAAAAGATCTTGATTTACCTAAAACAGCTCCACACATGTTCAATGGTTCGTTAGCATTCGAGAACAAAAAGTTTTCTGCACGTGTTTCGGTTAATTATACTGCCGCTTATTTAGACGAGATTGGTGGAAATGCTTTCGAGGATAGTTACTATGACAAACAATTATTTTTAGATGCAAATGCGTCGTATAAATTCTCGAAGCAATTACGAATTTTTGCAGAAGCAAACAATTTAACAAATCAACCTTTACGTTACTACCAAGGAGTTTCGAGTCAAACAATGCAACTCGAATATTATCAACCACGTTTTACTTTAGGTCTAAAGTTTGATTTCTAA